In one Salipiger abyssi genomic region, the following are encoded:
- a CDS encoding ATP-binding cassette domain-containing protein has translation MSEVMERAAPRLVRAQPLLRMADVSKRYGDVAALEHVSAEVYPGEVLGIVGESGSGKSTLLRMMNLEELPDEGRYALDLPGVPEDLFAMDGYARRMLRARHIGIVYQNPHLGLLMKNSSSGNVAERLLVAGERRFSVLREKAKQSLDASEFPLERMDAPPIELSGGMQQRVQLAKAIALEPAVLLLDEPTTGLDVSVQALVLDTLKRLQRERRITMVIVSHDLGVIRTMADRVMVMRRGRVVEAGLVDQVFQDPQAAYTQALVHAKL, from the coding sequence ATGAGCGAGGTGATGGAGCGCGCGGCGCCGCGTTTGGTGCGGGCACAGCCGCTGCTGCGCATGGCGGATGTGTCGAAACGCTATGGCGATGTGGCGGCGCTGGAGCATGTCTCGGCCGAGGTCTATCCGGGCGAGGTGCTGGGCATCGTCGGCGAGAGCGGTTCGGGCAAGTCGACCCTGCTGCGGATGATGAATCTCGAGGAGCTGCCGGACGAGGGGCGCTATGCGCTGGATCTGCCGGGGGTGCCGGAGGATCTCTTTGCCATGGACGGCTATGCGCGGCGGATGCTGCGGGCGCGTCATATCGGCATCGTCTATCAGAACCCGCATCTCGGGCTGCTGATGAAGAACTCGTCGTCGGGCAATGTCGCCGAGCGGCTGCTGGTGGCCGGCGAGCGGCGGTTTTCGGTGCTTCGGGAAAAGGCGAAACAGTCGCTCGACGCGTCGGAATTCCCGCTGGAGCGCATGGATGCGCCTCCCATCGAGCTGTCGGGCGGCATGCAGCAACGGGTGCAGCTTGCCAAAGCCATCGCGTTGGAACCGGCGGTTCTGCTGCTCGACGAGCCGACCACGGGGCTGGATGTGAGCGTGCAGGCGCTGGTGCTGGACACGCTGAAGCGGCTGCAACGGGAGCGGCGGATCACCATGGTGATCGTCAGCCACGATCTGGGCGTGATCCGCACCATGGCGGACCGGGTGATGGTGATGCGCCGGGGGCGGGTGGTCGAGGCCGGGCTAGTCGATCAGGTCTTTCAGGACCCGCAGGCGGCTTATACCCAGGCGCTGGTCCATGCCAAGCTTTGA
- a CDS encoding ATP-binding cassette domain-containing protein, which yields MTQPILRVENLAKSFRMHHLDRSLHAFEGLSFSLAPGEFVLLSGPNGVGKSTLLRTLYRSYLPVAGRILYDAPEGEIDLARAADVDIALLRAREIGFVTQFLTARPRVAAEDLVAEPLRRAGQDADSALVEARRWLAEFGVKPELWRAYPTTFSGGEQQKVNLARALILPQRLLLLDEPTASLDAAARAALVRRLEALKQQGVAMIGVFHHPGDVAALIDRDIRLDPKEMAHVAE from the coding sequence ATGACACAGCCGATCCTGCGGGTGGAAAACCTCGCCAAGAGCTTTCGCATGCATCATCTGGACCGCAGTCTGCATGCCTTCGAGGGGCTGAGCTTCAGCCTTGCCCCTGGCGAGTTCGTGCTGCTCTCCGGCCCCAACGGCGTTGGCAAATCCACCCTGCTGCGCACGCTCTATCGCTCTTACCTGCCGGTCGCGGGGCGTATCCTCTACGATGCGCCCGAGGGTGAGATCGACCTCGCGCGCGCGGCGGATGTGGACATTGCCCTGCTGCGCGCCCGCGAGATCGGTTTCGTGACCCAGTTCCTCACCGCACGGCCCCGGGTCGCCGCCGAGGATCTGGTGGCCGAACCGCTGCGCCGCGCCGGGCAGGATGCCGACAGCGCGCTTGTCGAGGCGCGGCGCTGGCTGGCGGAGTTCGGCGTCAAGCCGGAGCTCTGGCGCGCCTATCCCACCACCTTCTCCGGTGGCGAGCAGCAGAAGGTGAACCTCGCCCGCGCGCTGATCCTGCCGCAGCGCCTGCTGCTGCTGGACGAGCCCACCGCCTCGCTCGACGCCGCTGCGCGGGCGGCGCTGGTGCGGCGGCTGGAAGCTCTGAAACAACAGGGCGTGGCGATGATCGGGGTGTTTCACCATCCCGGCGATGTCGCCGCGCTGATCGACCGGGATATCCGGCTTGACCCAAAGGAGATGGCCCATGTGGCTGAGTGA
- a CDS encoding alpha-D-ribose 1-methylphosphonate 5-triphosphate diphosphatase — MWLSDFRIVLPDRVIPNGALCIEDGVISEISEMPVAGAALEGQGLLLMPGFVDMHGDMIEREVEPRPNVKMPMELGLRDLDRKLKVSGVTTGYAAVSFNPKSTYGHLRSYDHSQAMLRALKGMRGALKVDHKVHARFEVTFPGALEVVEELISEGTVDLVSLTDHTPGQGQYRDLERLKARTAAERGLSDEEAAQAVQARIDERRQATGDLAATLEAISGTCRRHGIALASHDDDTAEKVALMVSLGAAISEFPVTEEAARAARAAGLMTAMGAPNALRGESYSGNLSARAAHKAGLLDILAADYHPSAILPAVLVLAAQDPDGLAGATRLASANPARALGLGDRGEIAPGKRADLVIADDQGVGHVRMTFSAGRKVFSDGSLRIVAEG, encoded by the coding sequence ATGTGGCTGAGTGACTTCCGCATCGTCCTGCCCGACCGGGTGATCCCCAACGGCGCGCTCTGCATCGAAGACGGGGTTATTTCGGAGATTTCCGAAATGCCCGTCGCGGGCGCCGCGCTGGAGGGGCAGGGGCTGTTGCTGATGCCGGGCTTTGTCGACATGCATGGCGACATGATCGAGCGCGAGGTCGAGCCGCGCCCGAATGTGAAGATGCCGATGGAGCTGGGGCTGCGCGATCTCGACCGCAAGCTCAAGGTTTCCGGCGTGACGACCGGTTACGCGGCGGTCAGCTTCAATCCGAAATCCACCTATGGCCATCTGCGCAGCTACGACCATTCGCAGGCGATGCTGCGCGCGCTCAAGGGCATGCGCGGGGCGCTGAAGGTGGATCACAAGGTGCATGCGCGGTTCGAGGTCACCTTTCCCGGCGCGCTGGAGGTGGTCGAGGAGCTGATCTCCGAGGGCACGGTCGATCTGGTCTCGCTCACCGATCACACGCCGGGGCAGGGGCAGTATCGCGATCTGGAACGGCTGAAGGCGCGCACCGCCGCCGAGCGCGGACTTTCCGACGAGGAGGCGGCGCAGGCGGTGCAGGCGCGCATCGACGAGCGCCGGCAGGCGACCGGCGATCTGGCCGCCACGCTGGAGGCGATCTCTGGCACCTGCCGCCGCCATGGCATCGCTCTGGCCAGCCATGACGATGACACCGCCGAAAAGGTCGCGCTGATGGTTTCGCTCGGCGCCGCGATCAGCGAGTTTCCGGTGACCGAGGAGGCGGCACGCGCGGCCCGCGCGGCCGGGCTGATGACCGCGATGGGCGCGCCCAACGCGCTGCGGGGCGAGAGCTATTCCGGCAATCTCTCGGCGCGCGCGGCGCATAAGGCGGGGCTGCTCGATATTCTGGCCGCCGATTACCACCCCTCGGCGATCCTGCCGGCGGTGCTGGTGCTGGCGGCGCAGGATCCCGACGGGCTGGCCGGCGCCACCCGGCTCGCCTCCGCCAACCCGGCGCGGGCGCTGGGGCTGGGCGACCGGGGCGAGATCGCGCCCGGCAAGCGTGCCGATCTGGTGATCGCCGACGATCAGGGGGTGGGCCATGTGCGCATGACGTTCAGCGCCGGGCGCAAAGTGTTCTCGGACGGATCGCTGCGGATTGTGGCGGAGGGATGA